The genomic stretch CTACGCCAAATTTGACGATGGCATGCGTCTGCCCGCCGCAGACTTCCATGATCGTCCACGGGCGCGTTGTGATCCGGGCGATGGCGCGGGCGTATCGCTCAGCCGCCCTGGCGTCGCGGTACTCATCAATGTATTTCATGCGGAGCCTCCCTCCAGCTCTCGCAATTCATCCATCTGCCGCAGATACTCAAACACTTGTTGAGCTTCTTGTTCATCCAGTCGGCTGATGGCGAACCCGACGTGCACGATGACGTAATCGCCGACCTGAGCCTCAGGGACATAGGCGAGACAGACATCCTTGATGATGCCGCCGAAGCTCACTTTACCCATGCGCGTGAGGGGATCGTCGCCACTGATGCTGATGATCTTTCCGGGAACGCCTAAGCACATATCACGTTGCTCCTTCGCTCGCGCACCGCTGCCACCGCCTGGCCGAGCGCGAGACCACCGTCGTTGGGTGGAATACGTTGATGCCAGTAGGGACGAAATCCCTCGCCCAGCAAGCGGCGAACGGTCCGCTCGGTCAAATACTTGTTTTGAAAACAGCCGCCGGTGAGAACGACGCGCTCTTCACCCACGTGGTGCGCCACGGCGACGATCGCTTCGACCAGCGCATTGTGGAACCTCGCCGAGATCATGCCCACAGACACACCATCACGTAGATCGGCCAGAATATCCCGTATCATCGGCTCCCAATCAATGACCACTGCGGGTGGCAGATCGAGAGGTTCAGCGTGACCGGACGAGCCCGCAATCTGCCGCCTGAAAGTTGAGATCCGAAAAGGGTACGCCTCATCCGTCTCGACGCCGTCCAGCGCGAACTCCAGCTCCATTGCCGCCTGACCCTCAAATCTCACTACCTGACGCATCCCCACCAGAGCGGCCACCACGTCGAAGAGCCGTCCCACGCTCGACGTCACCGGCGCGTTGATCTTCCTGCTCAGCATCGTCTGCATGATCGCACGCTCTTCGGAGGAAAAGGCCTTGACCGGCGCAAGCTCCATCATGGTGAACACATCGTCGCCAAAGATCTCATAAAGCAGACCGATGGCCGTTCGTCGTGGCTCCTTAATGGCCTTCTCTCCGCCGGGCAGTCGGAAGGTTCGGAAGTGACCGATCCGGAGAAACGACTGATCTGTGATTTGCAAGAACTCTCCGCCCCAGATGGTACCGTCCAATCCATAGCCGGTTCCATCCCAGGCGATTCCCAGGACCGGCGGCACCAGCTCGTTTTCGGCCATGCAGGCGAGTACGTGCGCGTAGTGATGTTGAACCGGGATAACCGGCAGTCCATGGCGCCAGGCATAGTGCGTCGAGAGATAATCCGGATGGGCATCGCACGCCACTACTGATGGACGAAGATTGTAGAGTTCACGGAAGCTGCCGATGACGCGTTGAAAAGCCTCAAAGGCTTCAGCCGTTTCGAGATCACCGATGTGCTGGCTGATGAAAACCTGCTCGCCGATGGACACAGCAATCGTGTTCTTCAAGTGCCCGCCAACGGCCAGAACTGTTGGTGGCGAAGGAGTCATCAAGCAATGGAGAGAGAGGTGTTCGCCCGATTCCTCTGACCTGCGATTTGCCATCGGCCATGCACCCTTGGTGATCGGCAGCGGCGCGTATCCACGCGCCCGACGCAAGATAAGCTCCCGTCCCATCATCACGCGAACGACCGAATCATCAACATGCCGGGCGATAGGCCGATTGTGAACGAGAAAGAGGTCGGCAATTCCCGCCAGTCGCTTAAGCGCCTCCTGCTCATCTGTGCAAATCGGTTCGTCAGACAGATTGCCGCTTGTCGCCACAACGGGAAATCCTAATTCCGCCATGAGCAGATGATGCAGCGGTGTATAGGGAAGCATGATGCCGAGGTACGGATTGCCGGGAGCAACGGGTGAAGCGACAGCTAATGATGGATGGTTAATGGCGGATTTCCTGTGGAGCAGAACGATGGGTGATTCGGGAGAGAGGAGCAGCCGTTCTTCGAGTTCCGAAACCTCACAGTGCTCTTTGATGAGTTCGAGCGTCGGATACATCAGCGCGAAGGGTTTTTCTTCACGGTGCTTACGCACCCGGAGGCGAACGACGGCCTCTTCATTGCGGGCATCCACGAGAAGGTGAAACCCGCCGAGCCCCTTAACAGCCACGATCCGTCCTTGACGAATCGCCTCGGCTGCCCCAATAAGCGCGTCATGATGTGTGGCGAGAACTTTTCCACCGGCATTCCACAGTTCCACGTGCGGCCCACAACGGGGGCAGGCGTTCGGCTGCGCGTGAAACCGTCGGTCGAGCGGATTCTCATATTCGGCCTGGCATTCGGGGCACATCGCGAACCCTTTCATCGTCGTATTGGGCCGGTCGTAGGGCACCGCCTCGATGATCGTGAAGCGCGGCCCGCAGTTAGTGCAGTTGGTGAAAGGATAGCGATAGCGGCGATTCGTCGGATCGAAGATCT from Blastocatellia bacterium encodes the following:
- the hypF gene encoding carbamoyltransferase HypF, translated to MTKRLRITIRGAVQGVGFRPFVYRLATEMGLPGWVLNSTHGVFIEVEGNALNLQSFLLRIEREKPPRSFIQSLEYSFLDPVGYTTFEIRHSDGTGEKTALVLPDIATCSECLREIFDPTNRRYRYPFTNCTNCGPRFTIIEAVPYDRPNTTMKGFAMCPECQAEYENPLDRRFHAQPNACPRCGPHVELWNAGGKVLATHHDALIGAAEAIRQGRIVAVKGLGGFHLLVDARNEEAVVRLRVRKHREEKPFALMYPTLELIKEHCEVSELEERLLLSPESPIVLLHRKSAINHPSLAVASPVAPGNPYLGIMLPYTPLHHLLMAELGFPVVATSGNLSDEPICTDEQEALKRLAGIADLFLVHNRPIARHVDDSVVRVMMGRELILRRARGYAPLPITKGAWPMANRRSEESGEHLSLHCLMTPSPPTVLAVGGHLKNTIAVSIGEQVFISQHIGDLETAEAFEAFQRVIGSFRELYNLRPSVVACDAHPDYLSTHYAWRHGLPVIPVQHHYAHVLACMAENELVPPVLGIAWDGTGYGLDGTIWGGEFLQITDQSFLRIGHFRTFRLPGGEKAIKEPRRTAIGLLYEIFGDDVFTMMELAPVKAFSSEERAIMQTMLSRKINAPVTSSVGRLFDVVAALVGMRQVVRFEGQAAMELEFALDGVETDEAYPFRISTFRRQIAGSSGHAEPLDLPPAVVIDWEPMIRDILADLRDGVSVGMISARFHNALVEAIVAVAHHVGEERVVLTGGCFQNKYLTERTVRRLLGEGFRPYWHQRIPPNDGGLALGQAVAAVRERRSNVICA
- a CDS encoding HypC/HybG/HupF family hydrogenase formation chaperone → MCLGVPGKIISISGDDPLTRMGKVSFGGIIKDVCLAYVPEAQVGDYVIVHVGFAISRLDEQEAQQVFEYLRQMDELRELEGGSA
- a CDS encoding hydrogenase formation protein HypD — its product is MKYIDEYRDARAAERYARAIARITTRPWTIMEVCGGQTHAIVKFGV